In one window of Vicia villosa cultivar HV-30 ecotype Madison, WI unplaced genomic scaffold, Vvil1.0 ctg.002934F_1_1, whole genome shotgun sequence DNA:
- the LOC131640099 gene encoding probable inorganic phosphate transporter 1-7 — protein MAKEQIQVLNALDVAKTQWYHFTAIIVAGMGFFTDAYDLFCVSLVTKLLGRIYYHVEGAEKPGSLPPNVSAAVNGVAFVGTLSGQLFFGWLGDKLGRKKVYGITLMLMVICSIGSGLSFGHTPKSVITTLCFFRFWLGFGIGGDYPLSATIMSEYSNKKTRGAFIAAVFAMQGFGILGGGLFAIIISAAFKANFDSPSYEVDPLRSTVPQADYIWRIIVMVGAIPAALTYYSRTKMPETARYTALVAKNTAQAAADMSKVLQVDIQAEPVKEEQSKVKPYGLFSKEFLRRHGIHLLGTASTWFLLDIAFYSQNLFQKDIFTAVGWIPPAKTMNAIEEVYKIARAQTLIALCSTVPGYWFTVALIDRIGRYTIQLMGFFFMTVFMFALAIPYDHWTKKDNRIGFVAMYSLTFFFANFGPNATTFVVPAEIFPARFRSTCHGISSAAGKLGAIVGAFGFLYLAQDKDKSKTDAGYPAGIGVKNALILLGCVNVAGFFCTLMVPEAKGKSLEEMSGENEEEEEVDKQDVEKSHANNNSTVTHI, from the coding sequence ATGGCGAAGGAGCAAATTCAGGTGCTAAATGCACTTGATGTGGCGAaaacacaatggtatcatttcACTGCGATCATTGTAGCTGGTATGGGCTTCTTCACTGATGCGTATGATTTGTTTTGCGTATCGCTGGTCACGAAGTTGCTTGGTAGGATATATTATCACGTTGAGGGTGCAGAGAAGCCGGGATCGTTGCCTCCGAATGTATCGGCGGCTGTAAATGGTGTTGCTTTCGTTGGAACACTTTCAGGACAGCTTTTCTTTGGTTGGCTTGGTGATAAGTTGGGTAGGAAAAAAGTCTATGGCATAACGCTTATGTTGATGGTTATCTGTTCGATTGGTTCGGGGCTTTCGTTTGGACACACTCCAAAATCTGTTATTACAACTCTTTGCTTTTTTAGATTCTGGCTTGGGTTCGGTATTGGTGGAGACTACCCGCTTTCGGCTACCATAATGTCGGAGTATTCTAATAAGAAGACTCGCGGTGCTTTCATTGCCGCGGTCTTTGCCATGCAGGGGTTTGGAATTTTGGGAGGTGGTTTATTTGCAATCATAATTTCAGCTGCCTTCAAGGCCAATTTTGATTCTCCGTCTTACGAGGTTGATCCACTTCGTTCAACGGTTCCACAAGCAGACTACATTTGGAGGATAATTGTGATGGTAGGAGCAATCCCGGCTGCATTGACTTACTACTCGCGAACAAAGATGCCAGAAACGGCGCGTTACACTGCTTTAGTTGCTAAGAATACGGCGCAGGCTGCAGCGGATATGTCTAAGGTTCTGCAGGTTGATATTCAAGCTGAACCAGTGAAAGAGGAGCAGTCAAAGGTTAAACCATATGGATTGTTCTCGAAAGAGTTCCTCCGTCGTCATGGAATACATTTACTCGGTACTGCGAGTACTTGGTTCTTGCTTGATATAGCATTTTATAGTCAAAATCTCTTCCAGAAGGATATTTTCACCGCGGTTGGTTGGATTCCTCCGGCAAAAACCATGAATGCGATCGAGGAAGTTTACAAAATTGCAAGAGCTCAAACGCTTATTGCTCTATGCAGTACAGTTCCAGGCTACTGGTTTACCGTGGCGTTGATCGACAGGATAGGAAGATATACCATCCAATTGATGGGATTTTTCTTCATGACAGTGTTCATGTTTGCTCTCGCCATTCCTTATGATCACTGGACTAAGAAGGATAACCGAATAGGATTCGTGGCGATGTATTCCTTGACGTTCTTCTTTGCGAATTTCGGGCCTAATGCGACCACATTTGTTGTACCGGCCGAAATTTTTCCTGCTAGATTCCGTTCAACATGCCATGGAATATCATCAGCAGCGGGGAAACTTGGTGCTATAGTTGGCGCATTCGGGTTCTTGTACTTGGCACAAGACAAGGACAAGAGTAAAACAGATGCAGGGTACCCTGCAGGTATCGGTGTGAAGAATGCACTGATTTTGTTGGGTTGTGTTAACGTTGCGGGGTTCTTCTGTACTCTCATGGTACCTGAAGCTAAGGGAAAATCCTTAGAGGAGATGTCAGGTGAGAATGAAGAGGAGGAAGAAGTTGACAAACAAGATGTAGAGAAATCTCATGCTAACAACAATAGTACTGTTACACATATTTAG
- the LOC131640100 gene encoding inorganic phosphate transporter 1-4-like, which produces MAKEQIQVLNALDVAKTQWYHFTAIIIAGMGFFTDAYDLFCISLVTKLLGRIYYHVDGAAKPGTLPPNVSAAVNGVAFIGTLSGQLFFGWLGDKLGRKKVYGMTLMIMVICSIGSGLSFGHTSASVMTTLCFFRFWLGFGIGGDYPLSATIMSEYSNKKTRGAFIAAVFAMQGFGILAGGIFAIIMAAIFKAKFDSPSYAVDPLGSTVPQADYIWRIIVMVGAFPAALTYYWRMKMPETARYTALVAKNTAQAAADMSKVLQVEIQAEPEKEDKSKVKYGLFSKEFLSRHGLHLLGTASTWFLLDIAFYSQNLFQKDIFSAIGWIPPAQTMNALEEVYKIARAQTLIALCSTVPGYWFTVALIDRIGRFAIQLMGFFFMTVFMFALAIPYDHWTKKDNRIGFVVLYSLTFFFANFGPNATTFVVPAEIFPARFRSTCHGISSAAGKLGAIVGAFGFLYLAQNKDKAKADAGYPAGIGVKNSLIVLGVVNILGFLFTFLVPEANGKSLEEMSGENEEEEVGSKDAEKSHANNNGTVTHI; this is translated from the coding sequence ATGGCAAAGGAACAAATTCAGGTGCTAAATGCACTTGATGTGGCAAAAACACAATGGTACCATTTCACAGCAATCATCATTGCTGGTATGGGCTTTTTCACAGATGCGTACGATCTTTTCTGCATATCCCTGGTTACCAAGTTGCTCGGCCGTATATACTACCATGTTGATGGTGCAGCAAAGCCAGGAACTTTGCCTCCGAATGTATCTGCTGCGGTAAATGGTGTTGCTTTCATTGGAACACTTTCGGGGCAACTTTTCTTTGGCTGGCTTGGTGATAAGTTGGGTAGAAAAAAAGTTTATGGCATGACACTCATGATTATGGTTATCTGTTCAATTGGTTCTGGACTTTCTTTTGGACACACTTCGGCGTCTGTCATGACAACTCTGTGCTTTTTCCGCTTTTGGCTTGGATTCGGTATCGGTGGAGACTACCCGCTTTCAGCTACCATAATGTCAGAATATTCTAATAAGAAGACTCGTGGTGCCTTCATTGCCGCAGTCTTTGCCATGCAGGGGTTTGGAATTTTGGCAGGTGGTATATTTGCAATCATAATGGCTGCTATATTCAAGGCTAAATTTGATTCTCCGTCTTACGCAGTTGATCCACTTGGTTCAACCGTTCCACAAGCTGATTACATTTGGAGGATAATTGTGATGGTAGGAGCATTCCCAGCTGCTCTAACCTACTATTGGCGGATGAAGATGCCAGAAACTGCCCGTTACACCGCTTTAGTAGCTAAGAACACAGCACAGGCAGCTGCAGATATGTCTAAGGTTCTACAGGTTGAGATTCAAGCTGAACCAGAGAAAGAGGACAAATCAAAAGTTAAATATGGCCTGTTCTCAAAAGAGTTTCTAAGTCGCCATGGACTACATCTTCTCGGTACCGCAAGCACTTGGTTTTTGCTTGATATAGCATTTTATAGCCAAAATCTATTCCAGAAGGATATCTTCAGTGCAATTGGATGGATACCTCCTGCACAAACCATGAATGCACTTGAGGAGGTTTACAAAATTGCAAGAGCTCAAACACTTATTGCTCTTTGCAGTACCGTTCCAGGCTATTGGTTTACAGTGGCTCTCATCGACAGGATAGGAAGATTCGCAATTCAATTGATGGGATTTTTCTTCATGACAGTGTTCATGTTTGCTCTCGCCATTCCTTATGATCACTGGACTAAGAAGGATAACCGAATAGGATTTGTGGTATTGTATTCTTTAACCTTCTTCTTTGCAAATTTCGGGCCTAATGCTACCACATTTGTTGTACCGGCAGAGATTTTTCCGGCTAGATTCCGTTCTACTTGCCATGGAATATCATCCGCAGCAGGAAAACTTGGTGCTATAGTTGGTGCATTCGGGTTCTTGTACTTGGCACAAAATAAGGACAAGGCTAAAGCTGATGCGGGGTACCCTGCAGGTATTGGTGTGAAGAATTCTCTGATAGTGTTGGGCGTGGTTAACATTTTGGGATTCTTGTTTACTTTCTTGGTGCCTGAGGCAAATGGAAAATCATTGGAAGAAATGTCAGGTGAGAATGAAGAGGAGGAAGTTGGAAGCAAAGATGCAGAGAAATCTCATGCCAACAACAACGGCACTGTTACACATATTTAG